A region from the Triticum aestivum cultivar Chinese Spring chromosome 3D, IWGSC CS RefSeq v2.1, whole genome shotgun sequence genome encodes:
- the LOC123080952 gene encoding malignant T-cell-amplified sequence 1 homolog: MFKKFSSEDISGQNQVKASVQRRIRQSIAEEYPLLEPLLEDMLPKKSPMIVVKCQNHLNLVVVNNVPLFFNIRDGPYMPTLRLLHQYPNIMKKFQVDRGAIKFVLSGANIMCPGLTSPGGVLDNEVEEETPVAIMAEGKQHALAIGFTKMSAKDISTINKGIGVDNMHYLNDGLWKMERLE, encoded by the exons ATGTTCAAGAA GTTCTCTTCCGAGGACATATCCGGGCAGAATCAGGTCAAGGCGTCTGTGCAGCGGAGGATCCGGCAAAGCATCGCCGAGGAG TACCCTCTCCTCGAACCTTTGCTGGAGGACATGCTTCCAAAGAAGTCGCCGATGATTGTTGTTAAATG CCAAAATCATCTCAATCTTGTGGTGGTGAACAATGTCCCACTCTTCTTCAACATCCGTGATGGTCCATACATGCCAACCCTGCGCCTTCTTCATCAGT ATCCTAACATCATGAAGAAGTTCCAAGTGGACAGAGGTGCTATCAAGTTTGTTCTCTCTGGTGCCAACATAATGTGCCCTGGACTCACATCGCCTGGTGGTGTGTTGGACAATGAAGTCGAGGAGGAAACGCCAGTG GCTATAATGGCTGAAGGCAAGCAACACGCATTGGCGATTGGATTCACAAAGATGTCAGCGAAAGACAT AAGCACCATCAACAAAGGAATTGGAGTTGACAACATGCACTATTTAAATGATGGCCTGTGGAAG ATGGAGCGGCTTGAGTAG
- the LOC543485 gene encoding eukaryotic translation initiation factor 4E-1 — MAEDTETRPASAGAEEREEGEIADDGDGSSAAAAGRITAHPLENAWTFWFDNPQGKSRQVAWGSTIHPIHTFSTVEDFWGLYNNIHNPSKLNVGADFHCFKNKIEPKWEDPICANGGKWTISCGRGKSDTFWLHTLLAMIGEQFDFGDEICGAVVSVRQKQERVAIWTKNAANEAAQISIGKQWKEFLDYKDSIGFIVHEDAKRSDKGPKNRYTV; from the exons ATGGCCGAGGACACGGAGACGAGGCCCGCGTCGGCGGGcgcggaggagagggaggagggggagaTCGCGGACGACGGAGACggctcctccgccgccgctgcgGGGCGCATCACCGCCCACCCGCTCGAGAACGCCTGGACCTTCTGGTTCGACAACCCGCAGGGCAAGTCCAGGCAGGTGGCCTGGGGGAGCACCATCCACCCCATCCACACCTTCTCCACCGTCGAGGACTTCTGGGG CCTTTACAACAATATCCATAACCCTAGCAAGTTGAATGTGGGAGCCGACTTCCATTGCTTCAAGAACAAGATTGAGCCAAAATGGGAAGACCCCATTTGTGCCAATGGCGGTAAATGGACCATCAGCTGTGGCAGAGGGAAATCTGACACATTCTGGTTGCATACT TTGCTGGCAATGATTGGTGAACAATTTGACTTTGGTGATGAAATTTGTGGAGCAGTCGTTAGCGTGCGTCAGAAACAGGAAAGAGTAGCTATCTGGACCAAAAATGCTGCCAATGAAGCTGCTCAG ATAAGCATTGGCAAGCAGTGGAAGGAGTTTCTGGACTACAAGGACTCCATTGGGTTCATTGTTCAT GAGGATGCAAAGAGGTCTGACAAAGGCCCCAAGAACCGCTACACCGTTTGA